A portion of the Chlamydia caviae GPIC genome contains these proteins:
- a CDS encoding SpoIIE family protein phosphatase, whose product MKQTFTKRILLFLFLVIPIPLVLNLVVLSLFSFSAAKNNLMENLHTHVTNFSLEFEKKLTIHKIFLKRLANTLALKAYASSAEDFYSQAYNEMFALSDTDFSLCLIPLIDGNIKTKNPHDPFIHYLKSHPEIKKKLSMSSGKACIITISSDTYQNYPKNYLVITEDIEVWNAPTSAGLLVSFYPMDFLQKDLFKSLHLKNEAICLLNKYGEVLFASDPKFSSEVFSVDIPDLPKITARKQALAVTTAPKILREHNLISIKIKNKSYLGIVLNKLPIQGTYTLSIIPLSWFINKAIHLPLNVIFFYSLAFLFMGWVLTKINKRLNQPIQELTTCMEAAWRGNHNIRYEPQPYGYEINELGNIFNCTLLLLLNSREKAEIEYASGDQLQKELAILASLQQTLLSPTFPEFPNISFISKHLQGIQLSGHFYGWKTSFPEQTLIGVIGLAGDIGLPSYLYALSARSLFLAYANLSSSLEKISSDTFDAFGKTTEGDEATVSMTFIRYDSIDSTLSILSVGETPPIAFLKRQETFSRLASPTKHKIEPGDILVCITGNYELTEYLMRLPIEELIKDPLAPLNSENFIETLTEMLNKETQSQIDGTLSFLSFS is encoded by the coding sequence ATGAAACAAACTTTTACCAAACGCATTTTGCTGTTCCTTTTTTTGGTAATTCCGATTCCTCTAGTTTTGAATCTGGTAGTTCTATCGTTATTTTCTTTTTCAGCAGCGAAAAATAACCTGATGGAAAATCTCCATACCCATGTGACAAACTTCAGCTTAGAATTTGAAAAAAAACTCACCATTCACAAAATCTTTCTTAAACGTTTAGCAAATACCTTAGCACTTAAAGCCTATGCATCATCAGCGGAAGATTTCTACTCTCAAGCGTATAATGAGATGTTCGCCCTATCGGATACGGACTTCTCCCTTTGTTTAATCCCTCTTATCGATGGGAATATAAAAACAAAAAATCCCCACGATCCATTTATCCACTATTTAAAAAGTCATCCGGAAATAAAAAAGAAACTCAGCATGTCTTCAGGGAAGGCCTGCATCATTACAATCTCTTCAGATACTTACCAAAATTATCCTAAAAATTATCTTGTGATTACCGAAGATATCGAAGTATGGAATGCACCAACAAGCGCGGGGTTACTTGTTAGCTTCTATCCTATGGACTTCTTACAAAAGGATTTATTCAAATCTTTACATCTAAAAAATGAAGCTATCTGTCTATTAAACAAATATGGGGAAGTCCTCTTCGCTTCAGATCCTAAATTCTCTTCAGAAGTCTTTTCCGTAGATATCCCTGATCTTCCTAAAATCACGGCTAGGAAACAAGCTCTTGCTGTAACAACGGCTCCTAAAATTCTTCGAGAACACAATCTTATAAGCATAAAAATAAAAAATAAAAGCTATCTAGGGATTGTTTTAAATAAACTTCCTATTCAAGGAACCTATACCTTATCTATCATTCCTCTTTCTTGGTTTATCAATAAGGCTATCCATCTGCCTTTGAATGTGATTTTCTTTTATTCGTTAGCCTTTCTCTTCATGGGATGGGTACTCACGAAAATAAACAAACGGTTAAATCAGCCTATCCAAGAACTTACAACATGTATGGAAGCTGCATGGCGAGGAAATCATAACATCCGTTATGAACCTCAACCTTACGGATATGAAATTAATGAATTAGGGAATATCTTCAACTGCACTCTATTGTTACTCCTCAATTCAAGAGAAAAAGCAGAAATCGAATATGCCTCTGGAGATCAATTACAGAAAGAATTAGCTATTCTTGCTTCCCTTCAACAAACACTTCTCAGCCCTACCTTCCCCGAATTTCCTAATATCTCTTTCATTTCCAAACACCTTCAGGGAATTCAGCTATCAGGGCATTTTTATGGATGGAAAACTTCCTTCCCTGAACAGACTCTCATTGGCGTTATAGGCCTCGCCGGAGATATAGGACTCCCATCCTATCTTTATGCTCTATCTGCACGAAGTTTATTCCTGGCTTATGCAAACCTCTCTTCTTCCTTAGAGAAAATAAGCTCAGATACTTTTGATGCCTTCGGGAAAACTACAGAAGGTGATGAAGCTACCGTCTCCATGACTTTTATCCGCTACGATTCCATAGATTCCACATTATCTATTTTATCCGTAGGGGAAACCCCTCCCATAGCCTTTTTAAAAAGACAGGAAACCTTTTCCCGTCTTGCTTCACCCACTAAGCACAAGATAGAACCCGGTGATATTCTAGTATGTATCACAGGAAATTATGAACTTACTGAATATCTCATGCGTTTACCTATTGAAGAACTCATTAAAGATCCCCTAGCACCTTTAAATTCAGAAAATTTCATAGAGACTCTTACAGAAATGCTGAATAAAGAAACGCAGTCACAGATAGATGGAACGTTAAGTTTCCTGTCTTTCAGTTGA
- the sdhB gene encoding succinate dehydrogenase iron-sulfur subunit, with translation MDIPETFILKIYRGTPGKQYWESFELALHPGENVISALMEIEKRPVNTLGETVDPVVWEQGCLEEVCGSCSLLVNGTPRQACTALIEEYIKETGSREIVLAPLTKFPLIRDLIVDRSVMFDNLQNIQGWVAADADGENSGVKVSQEQQELMYALSMCMTCGCCTEACPQINEHNDFIGPAAIAQARLFNTYPGDKQSKKRLRALMGKKGIEGCGQAHNCVRVCPKKLPLTESISAMGRDISKYSLKSLFRAIFQRKKKDSDTD, from the coding sequence ATGGATATTCCTGAAACTTTTATATTGAAAATCTATCGGGGGACCCCAGGAAAACAATATTGGGAAAGTTTTGAATTAGCGTTGCATCCAGGAGAGAATGTAATTAGCGCTCTTATGGAAATCGAAAAACGTCCTGTAAATACTTTAGGGGAAACTGTAGATCCTGTTGTATGGGAACAGGGGTGTTTAGAAGAGGTTTGCGGTTCTTGCTCATTATTGGTCAATGGTACGCCTCGTCAGGCATGCACAGCGCTTATTGAAGAGTATATAAAAGAAACAGGATCTCGAGAGATTGTTTTAGCTCCGCTAACGAAATTCCCATTAATTCGTGATCTTATTGTAGATCGTTCCGTCATGTTTGATAACTTACAAAATATTCAAGGATGGGTAGCTGCGGATGCTGATGGAGAAAATAGTGGCGTGAAAGTATCGCAAGAACAGCAAGAGCTGATGTATGCCTTATCTATGTGCATGACATGCGGGTGCTGTACGGAGGCTTGTCCTCAAATTAATGAGCATAACGATTTTATTGGGCCGGCAGCTATTGCTCAGGCGCGTTTGTTTAATACCTATCCTGGAGATAAGCAGTCTAAAAAACGTTTGCGTGCGCTTATGGGCAAGAAAGGTATAGAAGGTTGTGGGCAAGCGCATAACTGTGTGCGCGTGTGCCCTAAAAAACTCCCATTAACAGAAAGTATTTCTGCAATGGGAAGAGATATTTCTAAATATTCTTTAAAATCCTTATTCCGAGCGATTTTCCAAAGAAAGAAAAAAGATAGCGATACGGATTAA
- the sdhA gene encoding succinate dehydrogenase flavoprotein subunit, which produces MEAQSCRVIVVGGGLAGLSAAMKLADHGIVVDLISLTKVKRSHSVCAQGGINAALNLKQEEADSPYIHAYDTIKGGDFLADQPPVLEMCLAAPRIIRMLDNFGCPFNRTPNGELDVRRFGGTLYHRTVFCGASTGQQLMYTLDEQVRRRESQGRVNKFENHEFVRLITNSAGRTCGVVLMNLFNNRLEVLKGDAVIVATGGPGVIFKMSTNSTFCTGAANGRLFLQGMTYANPEFIQIHPTAIPGIDKLRLISESVRGEGGRVWVPGDASKTIIFPDGSRRPCGETGKPWYFLEEMYPAYGNLVSRDVGARAILQVCEAGLGIDGRMEVFLDVTHLPASTRHKLEVVLDIYRKFTGEDPDKVPMRIFPAVHYSMGGAWVDWPAADDPDRDSRYRQMTNIPGCFNCGESDFQYHGANRLGANSLLSCLYAGLVAGEEAARYITAFGSCPTTSTDFSDALQQEKEMNALLLSRRGGENIFVLHEDIAKVMVKNVTVKRNNKDLRDTLEQLKEFRERLQRVSVHDSSQFANKTFHFVRQMGPMIELALAITKGALLRDEFRGSHYKEEFPKRDDVHWLKTTLASYSPEEPEITYKPVDTRHVQPTLRDYTKSSTGKIELANVPETVRLPI; this is translated from the coding sequence ATGGAAGCACAGAGTTGTAGGGTTATAGTTGTCGGTGGTGGTTTAGCAGGGTTGTCGGCAGCCATGAAATTGGCAGATCATGGTATCGTTGTTGACCTCATATCACTGACAAAAGTGAAAAGATCTCATTCTGTATGTGCTCAGGGAGGGATAAATGCTGCTCTTAATCTTAAACAAGAAGAAGCAGATTCTCCCTATATACATGCTTACGATACGATAAAAGGCGGGGATTTCCTAGCAGATCAGCCTCCTGTTTTAGAAATGTGTTTAGCAGCGCCTAGGATTATCCGTATGTTAGATAATTTTGGATGCCCTTTTAACCGTACTCCTAATGGAGAATTAGACGTGCGTAGATTTGGAGGGACGCTATACCACCGCACAGTATTTTGTGGGGCTTCTACTGGGCAGCAGCTTATGTATACCCTAGATGAGCAAGTGCGCCGTCGTGAAAGCCAGGGAAGAGTTAACAAATTTGAGAATCATGAATTTGTAAGATTGATTACGAACAGCGCGGGAAGAACCTGCGGGGTTGTATTGATGAATTTATTCAATAATCGCCTAGAAGTTCTTAAAGGAGACGCTGTTATTGTTGCTACAGGAGGTCCTGGAGTCATTTTCAAAATGTCTACAAACTCGACATTTTGTACGGGAGCTGCAAACGGTCGGTTATTCTTACAGGGAATGACATATGCAAATCCAGAGTTTATACAAATTCACCCTACAGCCATTCCTGGCATTGATAAGCTGCGGTTAATATCCGAGTCCGTTCGTGGTGAAGGTGGACGCGTTTGGGTTCCTGGAGATGCATCAAAGACAATTATTTTCCCTGATGGTTCACGACGCCCTTGTGGAGAAACGGGAAAACCTTGGTATTTCCTAGAAGAAATGTATCCTGCTTATGGGAACTTAGTCAGCCGTGATGTAGGCGCTCGCGCTATCTTACAGGTATGTGAAGCAGGGTTAGGAATAGATGGTCGTATGGAAGTCTTTTTAGATGTCACTCATTTGCCAGCTTCTACACGACATAAGCTAGAAGTTGTTTTAGATATTTATAGGAAGTTTACAGGTGAAGATCCTGATAAAGTTCCTATGAGAATTTTCCCGGCTGTGCATTATTCCATGGGAGGTGCTTGGGTAGATTGGCCCGCTGCAGATGATCCCGATCGCGATAGTCGTTATCGTCAGATGACAAATATCCCAGGATGTTTCAACTGTGGGGAATCGGACTTCCAATATCACGGAGCGAATCGTTTAGGAGCAAATTCGCTGCTATCTTGTTTGTATGCAGGACTTGTCGCTGGAGAAGAAGCTGCTCGTTACATTACTGCTTTTGGCTCTTGTCCAACAACCTCGACAGATTTTTCCGACGCTCTTCAACAAGAGAAAGAGATGAATGCTCTTTTACTTTCAAGAAGAGGCGGAGAGAATATCTTCGTCTTACATGAAGATATCGCTAAGGTTATGGTTAAAAACGTTACTGTGAAACGAAATAACAAAGATCTAAGAGATACTTTAGAACAGCTAAAAGAGTTTAGAGAGAGGCTTCAGAGAGTTTCTGTGCATGATTCCTCACAGTTTGCCAATAAGACTTTCCATTTTGTACGACAGATGGGCCCTATGATAGAATTGGCATTAGCGATTACAAAGGGAGCACTATTGCGTGATGAATTCCGCGGTTCGCATTATAAAGAAGAATTCCCTAAACGTGATGATGTTCATTGGCTAAAGACAACATTAGCGTCGTATTCTCCTGAAGAACCTGAGATTACTTATAAGCCTGTAGATACACGTCACGTGCAACCTACATTACGAGATTATACAAAATCTTCGACAGGGAAAATCGAGCTTGCCAACGTTCCTGAAACCGTGCGTTTGCCCATATAA
- a CDS encoding succinate dehydrogenase cytochrome b558 subunit: MKERGTCSGTAQKPWKYYTSFVLRCVHSLAGVAFTLFLCEHMFINMLASSYFNEGKGFVQLVSKFHQIPGLKIIEITFLALPFICHAIIGIVYLFQGKSNSGASDGSKPALVYARNIAYTWQRRTAWILLFGLIFHVVQFRFLRYPLHVELHGQTYYVVDINSSRYPAIVRGTKGFFTINFSAPQGGTIRLDREDLEGSAVSKLSENKAYVLTPNVGAAFLYIVRDSLGSLWIAIFYTLLVIAAAFHGFNGLWTFCSRWGVVISFRSQALLRSLCYFAMVIVSTMGISVIWNLYSVA; the protein is encoded by the coding sequence ATGAAAGAAAGGGGAACCTGTTCTGGGACAGCTCAGAAGCCATGGAAGTACTACACTAGCTTTGTTTTACGTTGTGTTCATTCTTTAGCGGGAGTTGCATTTACGTTGTTTCTTTGTGAGCATATGTTTATTAATATGCTCGCCTCTTCTTATTTTAATGAGGGGAAGGGATTTGTTCAGTTAGTGAGCAAATTTCATCAGATTCCTGGTCTTAAGATTATAGAAATCACCTTTTTAGCCCTGCCTTTTATCTGTCATGCTATCATAGGCATTGTCTATCTTTTCCAAGGGAAAAGTAATTCTGGGGCTTCTGACGGCAGTAAGCCTGCATTAGTTTATGCAAGAAATATTGCCTATACCTGGCAGAGAAGAACAGCATGGATTTTACTTTTCGGGCTTATCTTTCACGTTGTTCAGTTTCGTTTTCTTCGTTATCCTCTTCACGTAGAGTTGCATGGGCAGACATACTATGTTGTGGATATCAATTCCTCCCGTTACCCAGCGATAGTGCGTGGTACTAAGGGATTCTTCACTATAAATTTCTCAGCTCCTCAAGGGGGAACTATCCGTCTGGATAGGGAGGATCTTGAGGGTAGTGCTGTTTCTAAATTGTCAGAAAATAAGGCGTATGTTCTTACACCTAATGTTGGGGCAGCTTTTCTCTATATTGTTCGTGATTCTTTAGGATCCTTATGGATTGCTATTTTCTATACTCTGCTTGTGATTGCTGCTGCATTTCATGGGTTTAATGGATTATGGACATTTTGTTCTCGATGGGGAGTTGTTATATCTTTTCGGTCTCAGGCTCTTTTACGTAGTTTGTGTTATTTTGCCATGGTTATCGTTTCTACCATGGGCATTAGTGTGATTTGGAATTTGTATAGCGTGGCATAA
- a CDS encoding TatD family hydrolase — MDLVDAHVHLSDEAFMEDGDEVICRAKDSGISLLVNVTTTIDELNKSFDYAERFPELRFCHVAGTPPQDAHTDIDEHFQYFQGFAQAGKLAAVGEVGLDYCFGEDDAAKERQKKVLKKYLSLALECELPLVVHCRGAFDDFFHMLDQYYHHDERSCPGMLHCFTGSLEEAQELISRGWYLSISGIVTFKNAQDLRSVVSQIPLDHLLIETDAPFLAPTPYRGKKNEPAYITHTIQAIAAIHGIDSQELAGIARSNVLRFLEGRKKG, encoded by the coding sequence ATGGATTTAGTAGATGCACACGTACATCTTTCAGACGAAGCTTTTATGGAAGATGGAGACGAGGTGATTTGTCGTGCAAAAGACTCCGGAATTTCCCTCCTTGTTAATGTCACAACAACCATTGATGAGCTGAATAAATCTTTTGATTATGCTGAACGTTTTCCAGAATTGCGTTTTTGTCATGTTGCTGGGACGCCTCCTCAAGATGCTCATACAGATATAGATGAGCATTTCCAATATTTCCAAGGTTTTGCTCAAGCAGGAAAATTAGCTGCTGTTGGTGAGGTAGGTTTAGATTATTGTTTTGGGGAAGACGATGCTGCTAAAGAACGTCAAAAAAAGGTGCTAAAGAAGTATTTGTCCTTGGCTTTAGAATGTGAGCTTCCTCTTGTTGTGCATTGTCGTGGTGCTTTCGATGATTTTTTCCATATGCTAGATCAGTATTATCATCATGACGAACGCTCTTGTCCTGGCATGCTGCATTGTTTTACAGGATCTTTAGAAGAGGCGCAGGAGCTGATTTCTCGTGGATGGTATCTCTCTATTAGTGGGATTGTTACATTTAAAAATGCTCAGGATTTGCGTTCAGTAGTTTCTCAAATCCCTCTGGATCACTTGTTAATAGAAACAGACGCTCCTTTTCTTGCCCCTACGCCTTATCGGGGTAAAAAAAATGAGCCTGCGTACATAACCCATACGATACAAGCTATTGCAGCTATTCATGGTATTGATTCCCAAGAGCTTGCAGGTATAGCGCGAAGTAATGTTTTACGTTTCTTAGAGGGACGTAAAAAAGGGTAG
- a CDS encoding protein-disulfide reductase DsbD family protein, with amino-acid sequence MNKIKKHFQTILVAFLFSLPAFTGYGQKLHAAEPVVEKALPGATLVSEGSHIPKGGIFRLGIKITAPKGSHIYWKNPGEVGSPLRINWNLPKGFVVEEEHWPAPKVFEEDGMTFFGYDDNAFIVADIRAPEGGADKEAVELKAHVEWLACGESCVPGNVDLVLSLPYRDGVAALHPERSVEFAQTLQSQPRLLKDNQAITLGRSQEGEIILNITGSQHHAKKAWFISEKADKIFAYSEEAINETSGTAWKLKIKTLSGVEKNQELQGVLLLTDSAGQEIESFIVHGQISDSGQSSELWNYITIIAMAFLGGLLLNIMPCVLPLVTLKVYGLIKSAGEHRSSVILNGLCFTLGVVGCFWGLAGVAFLLKMLGHNIGWGFQLQEPMFVATLIIVFFLFALSSLGLFEIGTMFANLGGKLQSTDAGASKSKIVGAVFNGVLATLVTTPCTGPFLGSILGLVMSLSFIKQLMIFTSIGLGMALPYLVFSVFPKMLSVLPKPGNWMSTFKQLTGFMLLGTVTWLAWIFGSETSTTALILLLAGLWLAGIGAWILGKWGTPVSPRKQRVFASTLFFGFLAGALSLSFIASRYFAEEAETVVVQEGSSWQPFSATKLAQLRKEGQAVFVNFTAKWCLTCQMNKTVLHAAAIKEMFKEHGVVTLEADWTRKDPGITEELARLGRASVPSYVYYPADQSEPVVLPEKITQAVLEDMVFSKS; translated from the coding sequence TTGAATAAAATCAAAAAGCATTTTCAAACTATATTGGTAGCCTTTCTATTTTCCTTGCCTGCCTTTACTGGGTATGGTCAGAAATTGCATGCTGCAGAGCCTGTAGTAGAGAAGGCCTTGCCAGGTGCTACTCTAGTTTCTGAGGGGTCTCATATTCCCAAAGGTGGAATATTTAGATTGGGGATTAAGATAACCGCCCCTAAGGGAAGTCATATTTATTGGAAAAACCCCGGAGAAGTGGGGAGCCCATTAAGAATTAACTGGAATTTACCCAAAGGATTTGTCGTCGAGGAGGAGCATTGGCCTGCGCCAAAGGTCTTCGAAGAGGATGGAATGACATTCTTTGGTTATGACGATAACGCGTTTATAGTTGCGGATATTCGTGCCCCCGAAGGAGGCGCTGATAAGGAAGCCGTAGAGTTAAAAGCTCATGTCGAGTGGTTGGCCTGTGGGGAGAGTTGTGTCCCTGGAAACGTCGATTTGGTGCTATCGCTGCCGTATCGTGACGGCGTTGCCGCCTTACATCCTGAAAGATCTGTAGAGTTTGCTCAAACTCTACAATCTCAACCCCGTCTATTAAAAGATAATCAAGCGATTACTTTGGGACGTAGTCAGGAAGGCGAGATCATTTTAAATATTACTGGAAGTCAACACCACGCTAAGAAGGCCTGGTTTATCTCAGAGAAGGCTGATAAGATTTTTGCTTATTCCGAAGAGGCGATAAATGAGACTTCTGGAACAGCTTGGAAACTGAAGATCAAAACCCTATCGGGAGTGGAAAAGAATCAGGAGCTGCAAGGAGTTTTACTGCTTACAGATAGTGCGGGTCAAGAGATTGAGTCTTTTATAGTTCATGGTCAAATTAGTGATTCTGGACAAAGCTCTGAATTATGGAATTATATAACAATTATAGCAATGGCGTTCCTCGGGGGACTTCTTCTTAACATCATGCCCTGTGTTCTGCCATTAGTAACCCTTAAGGTTTATGGATTGATTAAATCTGCGGGAGAGCATCGCTCCTCTGTGATTCTCAATGGCCTTTGCTTCACTTTAGGAGTTGTGGGTTGTTTTTGGGGATTAGCAGGAGTTGCTTTTCTGTTAAAGATGTTAGGGCACAACATTGGTTGGGGTTTCCAACTTCAGGAGCCCATGTTTGTGGCAACCCTAATTATTGTATTCTTCCTATTTGCTTTAAGCTCTTTAGGCTTATTTGAAATAGGCACCATGTTTGCTAACCTTGGAGGGAAACTCCAGTCTACGGATGCGGGAGCCTCTAAGAGTAAAATTGTGGGAGCTGTCTTTAACGGGGTGCTGGCTACTTTAGTAACAACACCGTGTACAGGACCATTTTTAGGTTCTATACTTGGCTTAGTGATGTCTTTATCGTTTATCAAGCAGTTGATGATATTTACATCTATTGGTTTGGGAATGGCCTTGCCTTATCTTGTCTTTTCTGTATTTCCTAAGATGTTATCTGTTCTGCCTAAACCTGGAAATTGGATGAGTACGTTTAAGCAGCTTACTGGGTTTATGTTATTAGGAACGGTAACTTGGTTAGCATGGATTTTCGGATCGGAAACGAGTACAACAGCGTTAATTCTCCTACTTGCTGGATTGTGGCTTGCGGGGATAGGGGCCTGGATTTTAGGAAAATGGGGAACTCCTGTTTCTCCTAGGAAGCAGAGGGTATTTGCATCGACTCTATTTTTTGGATTCCTTGCGGGAGCTTTATCTTTGAGCTTTATTGCTTCTCGGTATTTTGCAGAAGAAGCAGAAACTGTGGTCGTTCAAGAAGGAAGTTCTTGGCAGCCATTTTCTGCAACAAAACTCGCTCAGCTGCGCAAAGAAGGGCAAGCGGTATTTGTCAACTTTACAGCTAAGTGGTGTTTAACCTGTCAGATGAACAAGACTGTGTTACACGCAGCTGCTATAAAGGAAATGTTTAAAGAGCATGGGGTAGTTACTCTAGAGGCTGACTGGACACGTAAGGATCCTGGTATTACCGAGGAGCTCGCGCGTTTAGGACGAGCCAGTGTTCCTTCGTATGTCTATTATCCTGCTGATCAGTCGGAGCCTGTGGTGCTTCCTGAGAAGATTACACAGGCGGTTCTTGAGGACATGGTCTTTTCGAAAAGCTAG
- a CDS encoding MotA/TolQ/ExbB proton channel family protein, whose amino-acid sequence MLQFTHNPIIQAFREADLFGKGIFFSLLILSLCTWTVLHQKLAIQKKFLKSGKSLKDFLIKNRHAPLSLEIHPELNPFADLYFTIKRGTLELLDKNRQQAPDHGPVLSMEDIQSLETLLGAIMPKYRAIMHENNFIPATTISLAPFLGLLGTVWGILVAFSHISSGEAGGTAMMEGLATALGTTIVGLFVAIPSLIGFNYLKAHSSRLILEIEQTAYLLLNSIEVKYRQTNL is encoded by the coding sequence ATGTTACAATTCACCCATAATCCAATTATCCAGGCCTTCAGGGAAGCCGATCTCTTCGGTAAGGGGATATTCTTCAGCTTGCTCATACTTTCCTTATGCACTTGGACAGTACTACATCAAAAGCTTGCTATTCAAAAAAAATTTCTAAAATCAGGGAAATCTCTTAAAGATTTCTTGATAAAGAATCGTCATGCTCCGTTGTCTTTAGAAATTCATCCGGAGTTAAATCCCTTTGCGGATTTATATTTTACTATTAAGCGAGGAACTTTAGAGCTTCTTGATAAAAATCGCCAACAGGCTCCAGATCACGGTCCAGTATTGTCTATGGAGGACATCCAGTCTCTAGAGACTTTGCTGGGGGCTATTATGCCGAAATACCGTGCTATCATGCATGAGAACAACTTTATCCCCGCGACAACGATCAGTTTAGCCCCCTTTTTAGGCCTTTTGGGGACTGTTTGGGGCATTTTGGTAGCTTTTTCTCATATTAGCTCGGGAGAAGCTGGGGGAACAGCGATGATGGAAGGTCTGGCAACAGCTTTAGGAACGACAATTGTAGGGTTATTTGTTGCTATTCCCTCTTTGATAGGATTTAACTATCTTAAAGCCCATTCTTCTAGATTAATTCTAGAAATAGAGCAGACAGCGTATTTGCTGTTAAATTCTATAGAAGTTAAGTATCGTCAGACAAATCTATGA
- a CDS encoding ExbD/TolR family protein: protein MKRIIIEDAEEDPNVNLTPLIDIVFVILMAFMIAMPLIRLDSIALAPGTKEHKVLGKDNDLPTTIKVLADNTILLNDQALSLGELKTQLSLLYQQHPNRVPLLLQDGDTPFRLYQEVKTIIESAGFHELHIALKS, encoded by the coding sequence ATGAAACGTATCATCATTGAAGATGCTGAAGAAGACCCTAATGTCAATCTCACTCCGTTAATTGACATTGTCTTTGTTATTTTAATGGCATTTATGATTGCCATGCCTTTAATACGGCTTGATTCTATAGCCTTAGCACCAGGAACGAAAGAGCATAAGGTTCTTGGAAAAGACAATGATCTACCCACAACCATAAAAGTATTAGCGGATAATACGATCCTATTAAATGATCAGGCTCTTTCCTTAGGAGAATTAAAAACACAACTTAGCCTGTTATATCAGCAACACCCCAATAGAGTGCCTCTGCTATTACAAGATGGCGATACACCTTTTAGATTATACCAAGAAGTAAAAACCATAATAGAATCTGCAGGATTTCACGAACTCCATATAGCTTTAAAAAGCTAA
- a CDS encoding inclusion-associated protein, giving the protein MKKTLPYSLFAIVLHGVCIILLAYSPTQKKQPKLLPFTEKLVTLSEPISVVKTHTTPSQQALKAKIEKPHVEKPPQQPSPKTPAEKKKTDSVKKTPSPSKPVKKEQSVAKSQGEQKIAAKTNPAKEAKLKAIADLAKTLSQHLEDSDARLADISLPTCRELAINSSLAATQEEELCQLLREYIVLPFSGEVRVKLVLTPQGNIQECILLSEISEAEKQLILMRIHKIPFKKFLDKYKVSKNIAFHIKLLSNES; this is encoded by the coding sequence ATGAAAAAAACGCTTCCCTATAGCCTCTTTGCCATTGTTCTTCACGGAGTGTGCATAATTCTCCTTGCGTATTCCCCAACACAAAAAAAACAACCTAAGCTTCTCCCTTTCACAGAAAAACTCGTTACTTTAAGCGAACCTATTTCCGTTGTAAAAACGCATACAACGCCTTCTCAGCAAGCTCTAAAAGCAAAAATAGAAAAACCTCACGTTGAGAAACCCCCTCAACAACCTTCCCCTAAAACTCCTGCTGAGAAGAAGAAAACAGATAGTGTTAAAAAAACGCCCTCCCCTAGCAAACCTGTAAAAAAAGAACAGTCTGTAGCGAAATCACAGGGAGAACAAAAAATTGCAGCAAAGACAAATCCTGCAAAAGAAGCAAAGCTCAAAGCTATAGCAGATCTTGCAAAAACACTTTCTCAGCATCTCGAGGATAGTGATGCACGGCTTGCTGATATTTCCCTCCCTACATGTAGAGAACTAGCCATAAACTCATCTTTAGCAGCAACTCAAGAAGAAGAATTATGCCAACTACTTCGTGAATATATCGTTCTACCCTTTTCTGGAGAAGTACGCGTAAAACTTGTACTCACGCCTCAAGGGAATATCCAGGAGTGTATATTACTATCTGAAATTAGCGAAGCTGAGAAACAACTCATTCTTATGCGTATTCACAAAATTCCTTTTAAAAAATTCCTGGACAAATACAAAGTCTCGAAAAATATCGCTTTTCATATTAAACTCCTGAGTAATGAGTCTTAA